The following proteins come from a genomic window of Pseudomonas cichorii:
- the vioA gene encoding dTDP-4-amino-4,6-dideoxy-D-glucose aminotransferase VioA — protein MSAPIPVTRPLLPPLEEFIPYLEQIWQSHQLTNGGPFHQQLEKELAEYLGVQHLSLFSNGTLALMTAIQALRIKGEVITTPYSFVATAHSLLWNGLTPVFVDIDPNTYSLDPDRIEEAITPATTAIMPVHCYGIPCDVDRIQQIADRYGLKVIYDAAHAFGVQFRGESLLNHGDLSVLSFHATKVFNTFEGGAIVSPDAKTKQRIDYLKNFGFADEVTVVAPGINGKMSEVNAAFGLLQLKHIDQALLKRQRIDERYRAALASVPGIDIVWQSTEKHNYSYFPVLVRKEFAVSRDDLYQRMRDNNILARRYFYPLISTFPMYRGLDSAKPDRLPIATDLSNQILCLPIFDSLTDEAFNSIIDVIVTASNEN, from the coding sequence ATGAGCGCACCGATTCCCGTAACTCGTCCCCTGTTACCGCCTCTTGAGGAATTCATTCCCTACCTCGAACAGATCTGGCAAAGCCACCAACTCACCAACGGCGGCCCGTTTCACCAGCAGCTTGAAAAAGAGCTGGCCGAGTATCTGGGCGTCCAGCATCTGTCGCTGTTTTCCAATGGCACCCTGGCACTGATGACCGCTATCCAGGCCCTGCGGATCAAGGGCGAAGTCATCACCACGCCCTACTCCTTCGTCGCCACCGCTCACTCCCTGCTCTGGAATGGCCTGACTCCGGTGTTCGTCGATATCGACCCCAACACCTACAGCCTGGACCCCGACCGTATCGAAGAAGCCATTACCCCGGCGACCACGGCAATCATGCCCGTGCATTGCTACGGAATCCCTTGCGATGTGGACCGCATCCAGCAGATTGCCGACCGTTACGGCCTGAAAGTCATCTACGACGCGGCCCATGCCTTCGGCGTGCAGTTCCGTGGCGAGAGCCTGCTCAACCACGGCGACCTGTCGGTACTGAGTTTTCACGCCACCAAGGTGTTCAACACCTTCGAGGGCGGCGCCATCGTCAGCCCGGATGCGAAAACCAAACAACGCATCGACTACCTGAAGAACTTCGGCTTTGCCGATGAAGTCACCGTGGTCGCGCCTGGCATCAACGGCAAGATGAGCGAAGTGAATGCCGCATTCGGCCTTTTGCAGCTGAAACATATCGACCAGGCGCTGCTGAAGCGCCAGCGCATCGACGAACGCTATCGCGCTGCACTGGCCTCGGTGCCCGGTATCGACATCGTCTGGCAGAGCACCGAGAAGCACAATTACTCGTACTTCCCGGTGCTGGTCAGAAAAGAGTTTGCCGTTTCCCGCGATGACCTTTATCAACGCATGCGCGACAACAACATCCTCGCACGCCGCTATTTCTACCCACTGATTTCCACCTTCCCGATGTACAGAGGCCTGGACTCAGCCAAGCCCGATCGCTTGCCTATCGCAACCGACCTGTCCAACCAGATCCTTTGTCTGCCCATTTTCGACAGCCTCACCGATGAAGCCTTCAATAGCATCATCGATGTGATTGTCACTGCAAGTAATGAGAACTGA
- the flgM gene encoding flagellar biosynthesis anti-sigma factor FlgM, whose translation MVIDFSRLGNSQSAGSVSRTGTTKESGKTGAPESAATAANVKGTGESVHLSSEAQQLQKITDKLGDLPTVNSARVAELKQAIADGTYTVDSNRVASKLLNFETQR comes from the coding sequence ATGGTCATCGATTTCAGTCGCCTTGGAAATTCACAGTCTGCCGGTAGCGTTTCGCGCACCGGGACTACAAAGGAAAGCGGTAAAACCGGCGCACCCGAATCTGCAGCAACGGCTGCAAACGTCAAAGGCACCGGAGAATCCGTTCATTTGAGCAGTGAGGCTCAGCAGTTGCAGAAGATCACTGATAAGTTGGGCGACCTGCCAACCGTCAACAGCGCTCGCGTCGCCGAGTTGAAGCAGGCGATTGCAGACGGCACCTACACAGTGGACAGCAACCGCGTAGCCAGCAAACTGCTCAACTTCGAAACCCAACGCTAA
- a CDS encoding flagellar brake protein codes for MNGSSADDAPQPPKVLNTPLEIAANLRLLHEHNDPLIITFHERAQRFQSYLIEVDRDSNVMALDEMIPRDGERFLANGESFRVEGFHDGVRIAWENSEQMTIVDVDGQRLYRGPLPTEVIYHQRRNAFRAALKLAQLVDIEIGGDRLKSPLVGKLLDISATGCKLRFEGDVSERMQLGQVYERFIAKLPFGAMTAPVELRYLHFEERFHTTFAGVRFHNMSGLVQRQVERFVYQLQREARRFDKDDDF; via the coding sequence GTGAATGGCTCAAGCGCGGATGATGCTCCGCAGCCCCCGAAGGTCCTCAATACACCTTTGGAAATTGCCGCCAACCTGCGGTTACTACATGAACATAATGATCCACTGATCATTACCTTTCATGAGCGCGCCCAACGCTTCCAGAGCTACCTGATCGAGGTTGATCGTGACAGTAACGTCATGGCCCTCGATGAAATGATTCCACGCGACGGTGAACGATTCCTGGCCAATGGCGAATCGTTCAGGGTCGAAGGCTTCCACGACGGTGTGCGCATCGCCTGGGAAAACTCGGAGCAGATGACCATCGTCGACGTGGATGGCCAGCGCCTCTACCGCGGCCCCCTGCCCACCGAAGTGATCTACCACCAGCGTCGCAACGCCTTCCGTGCAGCCCTCAAGCTCGCACAACTGGTCGACATTGAAATCGGTGGCGACAGACTCAAATCCCCTCTGGTCGGCAAACTCCTAGATATCTCGGCAACCGGCTGCAAGCTGCGCTTCGAGGGCGATGTGTCCGAGCGCATGCAACTGGGCCAAGTGTACGAACGCTTCATCGCCAAGCTGCCTTTCGGCGCGATGACCGCACCGGTGGAACTGCGCTACCTGCACTTTGAAGAAAGATTCCACACCACCTTCGCAGGCGTACGCTTCCACAACATGAGCGGCCTGGTACAGCGCCAGGTGGAGCGCTTCGTTTATCAACTGCAACGCGAAGCACGTCGGTTCGATAAAGACGACGATTTTTGA
- a CDS encoding flagellar protein FlhE — MKRKGILGCAAALVLATVGSNAFAVGAAYSQEAVVNTTYSSNIWNTTNFRIVGSPPATGKINIVRWNYKIGAIPANATFTAYLCQGDTNSCYNVTNLKSGSTTFFNNRSPDKPFFIYHRIYSASSFGPVSGGLAQVIVSWEN; from the coding sequence ATGAAAAGAAAAGGTATTCTTGGGTGTGCAGCAGCACTGGTATTGGCTACCGTTGGCAGCAATGCCTTTGCAGTAGGAGCCGCTTATTCTCAAGAGGCAGTAGTTAACACAACGTACTCTTCAAACATTTGGAACACTACAAACTTTCGTATTGTAGGCTCCCCTCCTGCCACTGGCAAAATAAACATTGTCAGGTGGAACTACAAAATCGGCGCAATACCTGCCAATGCAACCTTTACAGCCTATCTATGCCAAGGGGATACCAACTCTTGCTACAATGTAACCAATCTCAAAAGCGGATCAACGACTTTCTTCAACAACAGATCCCCAGACAAACCATTTTTCATATATCACCGAATTTATAGCGCAAGCTCATTCGGCCCGGTATCTGGCGGCTTGGCACAAGTCATTGTTAGCTGGGAAAACTAA
- a CDS encoding flagella synthesis protein FlgN has product MQDTTLLQMITDGMVPTRQLLELLHAESLVLHGRDMGEMEHILAQKQALVILLEQHGRRRSQLLAGLGLPANRKGLQELASHSDVGEQLIAASDELSALIAECQAINEQNGSLIQLQQVTTAHQLRILKGADTPTLYDSRGSTAGRARPRPLSQA; this is encoded by the coding sequence ATGCAAGATACTACTTTGCTTCAGATGATCACCGACGGCATGGTTCCAACCCGGCAACTGCTTGAGTTGCTGCATGCCGAGTCACTGGTTCTGCACGGTCGCGACATGGGCGAGATGGAACATATCCTGGCGCAGAAACAGGCGCTGGTGATTCTCCTCGAGCAACATGGCCGCAGGCGCAGCCAGTTACTTGCCGGCCTTGGGCTACCTGCGAACCGCAAAGGTCTCCAGGAGCTGGCCAGCCATTCGGATGTGGGCGAACAGCTTATCGCCGCGAGCGATGAACTGAGCGCATTGATCGCTGAGTGCCAGGCTATCAACGAGCAAAATGGTAGTCTTATCCAGTTGCAGCAGGTGACAACCGCTCACCAGCTCCGCATCTTGAAGGGTGCCGATACCCCGACGCTGTATGACAGCCGTGGATCGACCGCAGGAAGAGCAAGGCCACGTCCTCTCAGTCAGGCGTAA
- a CDS encoding class I SAM-dependent methyltransferase: MRTCPVCSCRFPNFYPLGRTYLEAAHRLNVHYSMEDYETLNVSQYSCPECAASDRDRLYALFSMHMLNNPQGKELRILDIAPAPVLSRFLRSLPNARYRSADLFSPMADDKVDIMDMNIYPNESFDFIVCSHVLEHVRDDAKAMSELYRVLAKGGSAILMVPLLLTATTTDEDPDEENVDERWARFGQDDHVRMYAKHDFVTRLETAGFQIDALGTQAFGDGVFKQHGITEQSVLYIGRKC, encoded by the coding sequence ATGCGAACGTGCCCGGTCTGCTCCTGCCGTTTTCCGAACTTCTATCCCCTGGGTCGAACCTATCTGGAAGCCGCCCATCGTTTGAATGTCCACTACTCGATGGAGGACTACGAAACACTCAATGTCAGCCAGTACAGTTGCCCTGAATGCGCGGCCTCGGATCGCGACCGGCTCTATGCATTGTTTTCCATGCATATGCTGAACAACCCGCAAGGCAAGGAACTGCGCATCCTGGACATCGCGCCAGCCCCGGTCCTGTCCAGATTCCTGCGCAGCCTGCCCAATGCCCGGTATCGCTCGGCAGACCTGTTTTCGCCCATGGCAGATGACAAGGTCGACATCATGGACATGAACATCTATCCCAATGAGTCATTCGATTTCATCGTCTGCTCCCATGTACTCGAACACGTACGTGACGATGCCAAAGCCATGTCCGAGCTGTACCGCGTGCTGGCCAAGGGCGGCTCGGCGATTCTGATGGTGCCTTTGCTGCTGACCGCCACCACAACCGACGAAGATCCGGACGAAGAAAACGTGGATGAGCGCTGGGCGCGTTTTGGCCAGGACGATCATGTGCGCATGTACGCCAAACATGACTTCGTGACCCGCCTGGAAACAGCCGGATTCCAGATCGATGCCCTGGGCACCCAAGCCTTCGGTGACGGGGTATTCAAACAGCACGGCATTACCGAGCAATCGGTTCTGTACATAGGCCGCAAGTGCTGA
- the cheR gene encoding protein-glutamate O-methyltransferase CheR translates to MSTGNLDFEQFRVFLEKACGILLGENKQYLVSSRLNKLMEQQGLKSLGELVQRIQSQPRSGLREQVVDAMTTNETLWFRDTYPFEVLKNKVLPEQIKASPGQRLRIWSAACSSGQEPYSLSMSIDEFERSNPGQLKAGAQIVATDLSGLMLTNCKTGEYDSLAIGRGLSPDRLQRYFDVKSPGRWVVKAPIKSRVEFRSFNLLDSYASLGKFDIVFCRNVLIYFSAEVKKDILLRIHGTLKPGGYLFLGASEALNGLPDHYQMVQCSPGIIYKAK, encoded by the coding sequence TTGTCTACAGGTAATTTGGATTTTGAACAGTTCCGGGTCTTTCTGGAAAAAGCCTGTGGCATCTTGCTGGGGGAAAACAAGCAGTACCTGGTCTCCAGCCGTCTCAACAAGCTGATGGAGCAGCAGGGGCTCAAATCGTTGGGCGAACTGGTACAGCGTATCCAGTCCCAGCCTCGCAGTGGTTTGCGTGAGCAGGTGGTCGATGCGATGACAACCAACGAAACCCTGTGGTTTCGTGATACCTATCCCTTTGAGGTGCTGAAGAACAAGGTGCTGCCCGAGCAGATCAAGGCCAGCCCCGGTCAGCGTTTGCGCATCTGGTCGGCCGCCTGTTCATCCGGCCAGGAACCGTATTCGCTGTCGATGTCCATCGACGAGTTCGAGCGCAGCAATCCGGGCCAGCTCAAGGCGGGTGCACAGATCGTTGCAACCGACCTGTCCGGCTTGATGCTCACCAACTGCAAGACGGGCGAGTACGACAGCCTGGCAATCGGCCGCGGCCTGTCGCCGGATCGTCTGCAGCGCTACTTCGACGTGAAAAGTCCGGGTCGCTGGGTGGTGAAGGCTCCGATCAAGAGCCGTGTCGAGTTCCGCTCGTTCAACCTGCTCGACAGCTACGCAAGCCTGGGCAAGTTCGACATCGTGTTTTGCCGCAACGTGTTGATCTACTTCTCGGCCGAAGTGAAGAAAGACATCCTGCTGCGCATCCACGGCACGCTCAAGCCGGGTGGCTACCTGTTCCTGGGTGCTTCCGAAGCGCTTAACGGCTTGCCGGATCATTATCAGATGGTTCAGTGCAGTCCTGGGATTATCTACAAGGCCAAGTGA
- a CDS encoding glutamine synthetase family protein, with the protein MTAAGFLEGRRLQLASGVLLQCIMGGYPPARFYSSDDGDLALVADPQQIHRLPWSEQPRALAICDADNLSGEGCELSTRVQLKAVIARYAERGLAPVVATELEFFVFAPNPDPALAFVPPLGLDGRREEGFSAFSISSNNGLRPFFKEVYRCMAELGLPRDTVMHEMGVSQFEINLWHGDPLLLADQTFLFKHLLKEVGLKHGLNVVCMAKPLAQTAGSSMHIHQSVVESASGRNVFSDESGQPTEVFRHFIGGQQACLVDFTALFAPHVNSYQRLFHPYASPNNACWSYDNRSAGLRIPASAAQARRVENRLPGADANPYLAIAASLAAGLYGIEHRLESTAPIQGEIVVPQELALPCTLHAALERLKRSPLAKELFGQVFIEGYIASKTMELTSFLDEITPWERRVLGAQV; encoded by the coding sequence ATGACCGCTGCCGGTTTCCTTGAGGGGCGCCGCCTGCAACTGGCCAGTGGTGTATTGCTGCAATGCATCATGGGAGGCTATCCACCCGCGCGCTTTTACAGCAGTGATGATGGCGACCTTGCTCTGGTCGCTGATCCGCAACAGATCCATCGCCTGCCCTGGAGCGAGCAGCCGCGTGCGTTGGCGATCTGTGACGCCGATAACCTGAGTGGTGAAGGTTGCGAGTTGTCGACGCGTGTGCAGTTGAAGGCCGTCATTGCTCGCTATGCCGAGCGCGGTCTGGCGCCGGTGGTGGCGACCGAACTCGAATTCTTTGTCTTTGCTCCCAACCCTGATCCCGCTCTGGCTTTTGTGCCGCCGCTGGGGCTGGATGGTCGGCGTGAAGAAGGTTTTTCGGCCTTCAGTATCAGTTCCAATAATGGCCTGCGCCCGTTCTTCAAGGAGGTCTACCGATGCATGGCGGAACTGGGACTGCCACGTGACACGGTCATGCATGAGATGGGCGTCAGCCAGTTCGAGATCAATCTGTGGCATGGCGACCCTTTGCTGCTGGCCGACCAGACCTTCCTGTTCAAGCACCTGCTCAAGGAGGTCGGGCTCAAGCACGGTCTGAACGTGGTGTGCATGGCCAAGCCGTTGGCGCAGACGGCGGGCAGTTCGATGCATATTCACCAGAGTGTGGTGGAGTCGGCGTCGGGGCGTAATGTATTCAGTGATGAAAGCGGCCAGCCGACAGAGGTTTTCCGGCATTTCATTGGTGGGCAGCAGGCTTGCCTTGTCGATTTCACCGCGTTGTTTGCGCCTCATGTGAACTCTTACCAACGGCTGTTTCATCCTTATGCCTCGCCCAACAATGCGTGCTGGTCCTACGATAATCGCAGCGCTGGGCTACGTATTCCGGCGAGTGCGGCCCAGGCCAGAAGAGTGGAAAATCGTCTGCCGGGTGCCGACGCCAATCCTTATCTGGCCATTGCGGCAAGCCTGGCGGCAGGTCTGTATGGCATCGAACACAGACTGGAGTCCACAGCGCCGATCCAGGGTGAAATTGTGGTGCCGCAAGAATTGGCATTGCCTTGTACCTTGCATGCTGCTCTGGAGCGTCTGAAGCGCAGTCCGTTGGCCAAGGAACTGTTTGGTCAGGTGTTTATCGAAGGCTACATCGCCTCGAAGACCATGGAGCTGACCAGTTTTCTTGATGAAATAACCCCCTGGGAGCGGCGTGTGCTGGGTGCCCAGGTCTAA
- a CDS encoding MFS transporter gives MRQIWKSFRGLYFASLMMLIGSGLLSTYLALRLAADEVDGLWIGAMMAANYFGLVLGGKVGHRLIGRVGHIRAYATCAGIVGAAVLGLGLINWLPAWLFLRMIVGLGMMCQYMVVESWLNEQAAARQRGMVFSGYMIASYLGLVLGQLILVVHPGLGPELLMLIAMCFALCLVPVAMTRSIHPAPLRPAPLEPRFFISRVPQSLTTVLASGLIVGAFYGLAPLYAAQQGLSTEHVGMFMGFCILAGLLVQWPLGLLSDRYDRAHLMRAFAGVLVLASLPLAVLPSMPLEMLFIVGFVASLVQFSLYPLAVAFANDHVEGERRVSLTAMLLMTFGIGASIGPLVAGALMKQFGSNMLYAFVCFISLVLALLTRPKAVTHQHQVDDAPLHHVAMPDSMSSSPLVVALDPRVDEQVVQEQMQATVEPEPESEPKASAESSVRLEDEEINRP, from the coding sequence ATGCGTCAAATCTGGAAGTCTTTTCGGGGTCTGTATTTCGCTTCGCTGATGATGTTGATCGGCTCGGGTCTTTTAAGCACCTACCTGGCCTTGCGGCTGGCGGCCGATGAGGTCGACGGTCTGTGGATCGGTGCGATGATGGCCGCCAACTATTTCGGGTTGGTGCTGGGTGGCAAGGTGGGTCATCGCCTGATCGGCCGGGTAGGGCACATCCGTGCCTATGCGACCTGCGCCGGGATCGTGGGCGCTGCGGTGCTGGGGCTTGGGTTGATCAACTGGCTGCCGGCCTGGCTGTTCCTGCGCATGATCGTCGGGTTGGGGATGATGTGTCAGTACATGGTGGTCGAAAGCTGGCTCAACGAGCAGGCGGCGGCACGCCAGCGAGGCATGGTCTTCAGCGGCTACATGATTGCGTCGTACCTGGGGCTTGTCTTGGGACAACTGATTCTGGTGGTTCACCCAGGGCTCGGGCCTGAGCTGCTGATGCTGATCGCCATGTGTTTTGCCCTCTGTCTGGTGCCGGTGGCCATGACCCGCAGCATTCACCCGGCGCCGTTGCGTCCTGCTCCGCTGGAACCGCGCTTTTTCATCAGCCGCGTGCCGCAGTCGTTGACCACCGTGCTGGCGTCCGGGCTTATCGTCGGTGCCTTCTATGGTCTGGCGCCGCTGTATGCCGCCCAGCAAGGTCTGTCGACCGAGCATGTGGGCATGTTCATGGGCTTCTGCATTCTTGCCGGCCTGCTGGTGCAATGGCCGCTGGGCCTGTTGTCCGATCGTTATGACCGGGCGCACCTGATGCGCGCTTTTGCAGGTGTTCTGGTGCTGGCCTCCTTGCCGCTTGCCGTTTTGCCGAGCATGCCGCTGGAAATGCTGTTTATAGTGGGTTTCGTCGCTTCTCTGGTGCAGTTCAGCCTGTATCCACTGGCGGTGGCCTTTGCCAATGACCACGTTGAAGGTGAGCGGCGGGTATCGCTGACAGCAATGCTGCTGATGACTTTCGGGATTGGCGCCAGTATCGGCCCGCTGGTAGCTGGCGCCCTGATGAAACAGTTCGGCAGCAACATGCTTTATGCGTTTGTGTGTTTCATATCACTGGTGCTGGCGCTGCTGACACGTCCTAAAGCGGTTACCCATCAGCATCAGGTGGATGACGCGCCGTTGCATCACGTGGCAATGCCGGACAGCATGTCCAGTTCGCCACTGGTGGTCGCGCTTGACCCGCGTGTCGACGAGCAGGTGGTTCAGGAGCAGATGCAGGCCACGGTTGAGCCGGAGCCGGAGTCAGAGCCGAAAGCCAGTGCTGAATCGTCGGTGAGGCTTGAAGACGAGGAAATCAATCGGCCTTGA
- the flgA gene encoding flagellar basal body P-ring formation chaperone FlgA, with product MNTKTTIFRHLKLETRRLLCVIALLCLSSTANYGRAENFTLPEQLIGVTQGFLEFTVEDYLASNQIEGRFEIQVRQLDPRMRMGSCDKDLTAKLESAKPLGRVSVRVRCEGSSPWTVFVPAEVKLFRNVVVSVRPLKRDSIVSQDDVMLRERDIGSLGLGFLSSLDQAVGQKVIRPTVIDQVMSPVFLEQPQMVRKGDQVVITARSGSLAVRMPGEALSDGGFNEQIRVKNLNSNRVIKANIIGPGQVEVAM from the coding sequence ATGAACACAAAGACGACAATTTTTCGACACCTGAAACTGGAAACCCGCAGACTGCTCTGCGTGATCGCTCTCCTGTGCCTTTCAAGCACTGCAAACTACGGCCGCGCCGAGAATTTCACACTGCCTGAACAGCTTATCGGCGTCACACAGGGGTTTCTTGAGTTCACAGTAGAAGACTATTTAGCGAGCAACCAGATTGAAGGCCGTTTTGAAATTCAGGTGAGGCAGTTGGACCCCAGAATGCGCATGGGCTCCTGTGACAAGGATTTGACAGCAAAACTGGAAAGCGCCAAGCCATTGGGCAGAGTGAGCGTACGTGTACGCTGTGAAGGCTCATCCCCATGGACTGTGTTTGTGCCGGCGGAAGTGAAGCTGTTTCGCAATGTGGTGGTGTCGGTACGTCCCCTGAAACGCGACAGTATTGTGTCGCAGGACGATGTCATGTTGAGGGAAAGGGACATCGGCAGCCTGGGCCTGGGTTTCCTCTCTTCACTGGATCAGGCAGTCGGGCAAAAGGTAATCCGACCAACGGTCATCGACCAGGTCATGTCACCAGTATTTCTGGAACAGCCACAGATGGTTCGCAAGGGCGACCAGGTGGTCATTACCGCCCGCAGCGGCTCGCTGGCGGTGCGTATGCCCGGCGAGGCGCTGTCCGATGGCGGTTTCAACGAGCAGATACGGGTGAAAAACCTGAATTCCAATCGCGTCATCAAGGCCAATATTATCGGCCCCGGGCAGGTGGAAGTCGCAATGTAG
- a CDS encoding chemotaxis protein CheV, whose product MAGVMDSVNQRTQLVGQNRLELLLFRLDGKQLYGINVFKVKEVLQCPKLTVMPKSSRIVRGVANIRGGTIPIMDLAMATGSTGMISLVNSFVIITEYNTKVQGFLVHSVERIVNMNWEEIHPPPKGTGRDHYLTAVTRVDNQLVEIIDVEKILAEVAPITEGVSHGVIDEETHSKAVSLRVLTVDDSSVARKQVSRCLETVGVEVVALNDGRQALDYLKAMVEEGKKPEEEFLMMISDIEMPEMDGYTLTTAIRNDPRMQKLHITLHTSLSGVFNQAMVKKVGADDFLAKFRPDDLAARVVARIKAADNS is encoded by the coding sequence ATGGCGGGTGTAATGGATTCGGTGAACCAGCGAACTCAGCTGGTCGGTCAGAATCGCCTTGAGCTGCTGTTGTTCCGTCTTGACGGCAAGCAGCTCTATGGGATCAACGTATTCAAGGTTAAAGAAGTACTGCAATGCCCGAAACTGACTGTCATGCCCAAGTCCAGCCGGATTGTGCGTGGTGTGGCCAACATTCGCGGTGGCACGATCCCGATCATGGATCTGGCAATGGCGACGGGCTCGACCGGAATGATTTCGCTGGTTAATTCCTTCGTCATCATTACTGAGTACAACACCAAGGTTCAGGGTTTTCTGGTGCATTCGGTCGAACGCATCGTGAACATGAACTGGGAAGAGATTCATCCGCCACCCAAGGGCACCGGGCGCGACCACTATCTGACGGCCGTGACTCGTGTCGACAATCAGTTGGTGGAAATCATCGACGTCGAGAAGATTCTCGCCGAGGTGGCGCCGATTACCGAGGGTGTTTCCCACGGCGTTATCGACGAAGAGACTCACAGCAAGGCCGTTTCGTTGCGGGTGCTGACGGTCGATGACTCGTCGGTTGCACGCAAGCAGGTGAGTCGCTGCCTGGAAACGGTCGGTGTCGAGGTGGTTGCCTTGAACGACGGTCGTCAGGCGCTGGATTACCTGAAGGCAATGGTTGAAGAGGGCAAGAAACCTGAAGAAGAGTTTCTGATGATGATCTCCGACATTGAAATGCCGGAGATGGATGGCTATACCCTTACAACAGCCATACGCAATGATCCACGAATGCAGAAGTTACACATCACCTTGCATACTTCGCTTTCCGGGGTATTCAATCAGGCGATGGTAAAGAAAGTGGGTGCTGACGATTTTCTCGCGAAATTTCGACCTGATGACCTGGCGGCCAGGGTCGTGGCGCGGATCAAGGCGGCAGATAATAGCTAG